From the Sphingomonas sabuli genome, the window AAGCCGTTGAGCAAGCCGATGAGCGTTGCCGCATCCTCGCCAAGATCATGGCTTTTGACGCCCGACGGCATCGTGTCCGACCAGTAATGCGCCGTATCTTCTTGGAACATGGTGAAGCCGGTCACGCCGAGAAGGGCAGGACGCAGGATCCGCCTGAGCAGACTGACGGCATAGACGCCAGTCGTCAGGCTGCCCGTCCTGGCCGGCAGGTCTTCGCCATAGATGTCGGGCGTATAGGTAAACAGGACGTCCTGATCGCCCGCCCACTGGGCGAACTGGGCCTTGTCGCCGCGCTGCGTTTGCGGCGCGATGACCAGCACCATGCCGCAATCCAGCCCGTCCGCCGGCGCTCGGTGGAAAGTCTCGGTATAGGGATTGGTGACGAGGATATCGGTGCGCGAGCCGACATCCTGTTCGAAGCCGTGGATGGCGCAGCCGTTGAAGCGCACGACAACATCGAAACCGTCGATCCACTCGCCCCGGCCACTGCCGCGCAGGGACGGCGCATTGCCGACAATGACCATCCGCGGCTTGCCGGCGAAGCGGGAAACGAGGTCGAAGGGCGTCATCAGGCGGCTGGCCGGAACGCGGCTGCCCGCATCGGGAAGCGCCATGGCTGCACCGGCCGCTTTCAGCTGGATCGCGGTAAGAGTGCGCAGGAAGCCGGCGCGGCGGTCGTTTCCGGCGGCGGGATCGGACAGGGCCGCGACAATGACGTCCCAGTGGCGGTCGAGCTGCTCGCTGATCGGTCCCGCCAACAGGTCGCGGCGGTCCGGCGCGTCGTCTAAACGGGAGCGCGCCGCCGCCAGCGCGCTGTCCCAGTCGTATACGCAATCGTCGGCCCGCCCGACCAGTTCGGCGAAAGCTTCGAACTTGAGGTTGTGCCGCAGCGACACGAGCACGCCCGGAATGCCATAGGAAAAGCTGGTTATGTACGCGTGCAGCGACGAACAGAGGGTCAGGTCCGCGCAGGCGATGATCGCGGCGATGTCCTGCAGCGACGCCGGGCGGTCGAGCACCACGCAGGATGATTGCATCGCTTCGCCAAGCCGGCGCGCGACATCGTCGTCGCCGTGGCACGGACCGATGGCCACCAGCACGACCGTCCGGCCGGTATCCGCCGCCAGCGCGTCCAGCTGTTCCGCGAGCTCCTCGAGCGATCCGCCGAGCGAGCGTTCCTTGACGTGGAC encodes:
- a CDS encoding glycosyltransferase family 29 protein; this encodes MPDRETDIAVFTLEGDGSAVRVQVLRHDPSGKSLAWAGIHAGPLTSKTVEVDIANLVGADPAIESDDDRLIVRVNAIEAAGSVTVHGPTIRKKPTIRPPLTPGASGPQGLRWPVEGTEPETADTVLVFGTFDVENYGDLLFPIIAGRRLERAGLAITAVSPTSVKTAYDDAPAPIAFDALAACNPPGKAVLIGGGNIIHLRHTALPDYQDGNLRNAAYPALWVGATSLAAAYGLPVVWNAPGVPFAEQGWPAGDMLSATAAAADYLSVRDDNSRLALGVGGAAATIVPDSAVEISRVWPLEEQEPRARAVLERAGADPAGSYIAVHVKERSLGGSLEELAEQLDALAADTGRTVVLVAIGPCHGDDDVARRLGEAMQSSCVVLDRPASLQDIAAIIACADLTLCSSLHAYITSFSYGIPGVLVSLRHNLKFEAFAELVGRADDCVYDWDSALAAARSRLDDAPDRRDLLAGPISEQLDRHWDVIVAALSDPAAGNDRRAGFLRTLTAIQLKAAGAAMALPDAGSRVPASRLMTPFDLVSRFAGKPRMVIVGNAPSLRGSGRGEWIDGFDVVVRFNGCAIHGFEQDVGSRTDILVTNPYTETFHRAPADGLDCGMVLVIAPQTQRGDKAQFAQWAGDQDVLFTYTPDIYGEDLPARTGSLTTGVYAVSLLRRILRPALLGVTGFTMFQEDTAHYWSDTMPSGVKSHDLGEDAATLIGLLNGFKGQVAVTSELAWLARRIGMPLSDRIQVEPLNDPQWAEG